A window from Aquabacterium sp. NJ1 encodes these proteins:
- the traF gene encoding conjugal transfer protein TraF: MPRPSPSSRSGLFRRLASVALLAFACINSAPEAQAQASSKPDEPIAAPYWSDAWRGWHFYEDPEPELPDNPASQPKTPALTPLTSAAPPIPATRPAKAPELVEFERLQKAVESYRNIAIMRPTEANVRRYMELEAKVVARASYFADVAQRVAWATPELDPTVHGRPVNAKALEVFDRDQLLSRSQSIASLGKDHVLFFFFRSDCPYCHAFAPTLTAFEARHGIKVVAISVDGGPMPGFADARADNGIANTLKVTQVPAVFLAQPYTGQITPIGFGVLSESELLERITTVSTPAAQAMLPSVNRQVLLQ, translated from the coding sequence ATGCCTCGCCCATCTCCGTCCTCTCGCTCAGGTCTTTTCAGACGCCTTGCCAGCGTCGCCCTCCTCGCTTTCGCATGCATCAACTCAGCACCCGAGGCACAGGCACAAGCCTCGTCAAAACCGGACGAGCCCATTGCCGCGCCTTACTGGTCCGATGCATGGCGAGGATGGCACTTCTACGAAGATCCCGAACCCGAGCTACCTGACAACCCTGCGTCTCAACCCAAGACGCCCGCCCTCACGCCGCTCACTTCAGCAGCGCCCCCCATACCGGCCACTCGCCCGGCCAAAGCGCCAGAACTGGTCGAATTCGAGAGGCTGCAAAAGGCGGTCGAGTCCTACCGCAACATCGCGATCATGCGGCCGACCGAGGCCAATGTGCGCCGCTACATGGAACTGGAAGCCAAGGTCGTGGCCCGAGCTTCCTACTTTGCCGACGTCGCCCAGCGCGTCGCCTGGGCCACACCGGAGCTGGACCCCACCGTGCACGGCCGCCCCGTCAACGCCAAGGCGCTTGAGGTGTTCGACCGGGATCAGTTGCTCAGCCGATCCCAATCGATCGCCTCGCTGGGCAAGGACCACGTCCTGTTCTTTTTCTTCCGCAGTGACTGCCCGTACTGCCACGCCTTCGCCCCCACGCTGACGGCCTTCGAGGCGCGCCACGGCATCAAGGTGGTGGCCATCAGCGTGGATGGCGGTCCCATGCCTGGCTTTGCAGATGCCCGGGCCGACAACGGCATCGCCAACACCCTGAAGGTCACCCAGGTGCCAGCCGTGTTCCTGGCCCAGCCCTACACCGGGCAGATCACACCCATTGGCTTTGGTGTGCTGTCTGAATCCGAATTGCTGGAGCGCATCACCACCGTGAGCACACCGGCTGCCCAGGCCATGTTACCCAGCGTGAACAGGCAAGTCCTTCTTCAATAG
- a CDS encoding conjugal transfer protein TraH, with protein MIQTHTATAPLWRRVVATLMAALLIASPLPLHAGDLNAEVNNMFNNLGAIGNYTAPGAFRGQTMNTYTGGSLFMRSPNKVYQLAAIQFPSAKAGCGGIDVFGGSFSHITATEFKNMLKNITAALPGIAFQLALEAVSPLLGGLSKWAKGLETWINNARINSCETAKAIVSTAAEATGYSSQETCADLAIEMGMESDRDAARRRCASDRPSILASARTSGDANVRNKAPFVGNLTWKALKYTGVSLDDQERELIMSMVGTVIYHPEEAARDPEPIAATLTSISQLLYGQSAGAGVNVTQHLLKCNDYVNCDAVTLNTTYTHTPFTAKVETLMRSIADKIATRTAIPNNSAEVGFVNQTTEPVYKMLSVGATIPGSGLADSLIAQYRDVIAADYAYVFLERNLRVGLAALDKDYQLQKTQREQAVQIRQRALVMLQQLSQEKNLLYQKVGSYRAVSSHLEQLERQLRSSMPQHVMDMLGQQAAYMAR; from the coding sequence ATGATCCAGACACACACGGCGACGGCACCGCTTTGGAGACGAGTAGTCGCCACCCTGATGGCCGCCCTGCTCATCGCGTCGCCGCTGCCATTGCATGCAGGGGACCTCAATGCCGAAGTGAACAACATGTTCAACAACCTGGGTGCCATCGGCAACTACACAGCGCCTGGCGCTTTCCGTGGCCAGACCATGAACACCTACACCGGCGGCAGTCTGTTCATGCGCTCCCCCAACAAGGTGTACCAACTCGCCGCCATCCAGTTCCCAAGCGCCAAGGCTGGATGTGGCGGCATCGACGTGTTCGGCGGTTCGTTCTCTCACATCACCGCCACCGAGTTCAAGAACATGCTCAAGAACATCACCGCAGCCCTGCCGGGCATCGCCTTTCAACTGGCCCTGGAAGCCGTCTCACCACTCCTGGGTGGCTTGAGCAAGTGGGCCAAGGGCTTGGAAACCTGGATCAACAACGCCCGCATCAACTCCTGCGAAACAGCCAAAGCCATCGTCAGCACAGCGGCCGAGGCCACGGGTTACAGCTCGCAGGAGACCTGCGCCGACCTGGCCATCGAGATGGGCATGGAGAGTGACCGGGACGCGGCACGCAGGCGTTGTGCGTCCGACCGGCCCAGCATCCTCGCTTCGGCTCGCACCTCAGGCGATGCCAATGTGCGCAACAAGGCGCCCTTCGTGGGCAACCTGACCTGGAAGGCCCTGAAGTACACCGGCGTCTCCCTGGACGATCAGGAGCGTGAACTGATCATGAGCATGGTGGGCACCGTCATCTACCACCCGGAAGAAGCCGCCCGCGACCCGGAACCCATCGCCGCCACACTCACCTCGATCAGCCAATTGCTTTATGGCCAGAGCGCCGGGGCCGGTGTGAACGTCACCCAGCACCTGCTCAAGTGCAATGACTACGTGAACTGTGATGCCGTGACCCTCAACACCACGTACACGCACACGCCATTCACCGCCAAAGTCGAGACACTGATGCGCTCCATTGCGGACAAGATCGCCACCCGCACCGCCATTCCCAACAATTCGGCTGAGGTCGGCTTCGTCAACCAGACCACCGAGCCGGTCTACAAAATGCTGTCGGTGGGCGCGACCATCCCAGGATCGGGCCTGGCAGACAGCCTCATCGCGCAATACCGTGACGTGATCGCAGCGGACTATGCCTATGTCTTCCTGGAGCGCAATCTGCGCGTCGGCCTGGCTGCGCTCGACAAGGACTATCAACTGCAAAAGACACAGCGCGAACAGGCGGTCCAGATTCGTCAACGCGCCCTGGTCATGCTGCAGCAACTCTCTCAAGAGAAGAACCTCCTGTATCAGAAGGTCGGTTCTTACCGGGCTGTCTCCAGCCACCTGGAACAGTTGGAGCGGCAATTGCGATCCAGCATGCCGCAGCACGTGATGGACATGCTTGGGCAGCAGGCTGCTTACATGGCTCGTTGA
- the traU gene encoding conjugal transfer pilus assembly protein TraU has product MTSQHSHAAGIATCTGKFPNPVTDICWSCILPISLGSIPIANFGGQEDIANPGSPVCSCGVNPVIGLSIGFWEPARHVEVVRKPFCLTSLGGIDLNPGLPAPEAARFTHAEGDGDGGSFYQAHFYVNPMLYWLEVVADFPCLEKGGFDLAYLTEVDPLWNDDELTLILNPDAVLFANPIAIAACAADCVAASLGFGIKELFWCAGCQGGIYPLDGQVPYHLGGVRTAVLLAQRLTAKMHRELIAWGWHGTPGLCGPYFEPVMDKTAYKTQLTYPIPNTEKDGGRCCQPFGRSTVIWGAGKEYPVRGEDFAFMLFRKRNCCVGF; this is encoded by the coding sequence ATGACCAGCCAGCACAGCCACGCGGCGGGCATTGCCACCTGCACCGGCAAGTTCCCCAACCCCGTCACAGACATCTGCTGGAGCTGCATCCTGCCCATCAGCCTGGGCAGCATCCCCATCGCCAACTTTGGCGGCCAGGAAGACATTGCCAACCCGGGCAGCCCTGTGTGCAGTTGCGGCGTGAACCCGGTCATCGGTTTGTCGATCGGCTTTTGGGAACCGGCTCGCCATGTCGAAGTGGTGCGCAAACCGTTCTGCCTGACCTCACTGGGCGGCATCGATCTGAACCCAGGCCTGCCTGCCCCGGAGGCCGCACGCTTCACCCACGCTGAAGGCGACGGCGATGGCGGCAGCTTCTACCAGGCCCATTTCTATGTGAACCCGATGCTCTATTGGCTGGAGGTCGTGGCCGACTTCCCCTGCCTGGAAAAGGGCGGCTTCGATCTGGCCTACCTCACCGAGGTCGATCCGCTGTGGAACGACGACGAGTTGACCCTGATCCTCAACCCCGATGCGGTGCTGTTCGCCAACCCCATCGCGATTGCCGCTTGCGCCGCCGATTGCGTGGCCGCCTCACTGGGCTTTGGCATCAAGGAACTGTTCTGGTGTGCCGGATGCCAGGGCGGCATTTACCCACTGGATGGCCAGGTGCCCTACCACCTGGGCGGCGTTCGCACAGCCGTTCTGCTGGCCCAGCGCCTGACCGCCAAGATGCACCGCGAGTTGATCGCCTGGGGATGGCATGGCACGCCCGGCCTGTGTGGCCCCTACTTCGAGCCCGTCATGGACAAGACGGCCTACAAGACACAGCTCACCTACCCCATCCCCAACACTGAAAAGGACGGCGGCAGGTGCTGCCAGCCTTTCGGGCGCAGCACGGTGATCTGGGGGGCCGGCAAGGAATACCCCGTGCGCGGCGAAGACTTCGCCTTCATGTTGTTTCGCAAAAGGAACTGCTGTGTCGGCTTCTGA
- a CDS encoding conjugal transfer protein TraG N-terminal domain-containing protein: MWEIYAYQNADSLFGVFNAAAAIHASGDYMSAVAAVAFCGFVAALIAYAFAPEKLQGWKWLGTVLLVFSILILPRATVGIVDKTGGAPVKVVANVPFGMVMLGSITSTIGHTLTGLFETAFQTIPGPGALPSELTYEKNGLMFGNRLIRSTSKVTFQDPNFRTDLINFIHNCTMYDLIDGTISPAVFSTSADVWPLMATPNPARFSTVTSAAGIDVDTCPNIYTNLNGRLPAQINQIQGRLAFQLNPTLPGAAAAAIIANQIQQAYIKNNIADAATTAADLIRQSAMLNAINDTSTIVGQKVNDPAAMVLAVGRAQAVAQQNAAWINNGKVAEQALPVFRNVIEALTYALFPLMVLLLLLTSGRDTMLAFKGYAAILIWIQLWPPLYAVLNYMASIYAAYDLAAASDIGSGTKALSLQTASTIYSGAISGEAVVGYLAISIPVIAWAALKKMEGVGTALVGGLSGLQSMLTGSTASAATGNMNMGNVTMDQAQLTPNRTSAFMSSWQNDLSGNTFSSNSLTGRTAVSLLRNQGFASRVVSMRVSEQDVSDASRQVTAARSEALAASSDRSTVLTEALSRGLSSMRSSRNSSGSTKSSFEQFGETLNKLDQITKSVADSTGMTQTQVATIAFGASAQLGFNNRVAGGKLSARADKSYLSGLSAQEQKVLGSMSSEQLAEFKQFGDRVSRDESFSSLVSNDSKQARDMSSRLASTTSRSERAEASLAERTAFAERVSNAYERGETISIDIAQDPHNLAMFTRYAEQYGGDSAAAHTLMEAELARQSLRPNRTFSDGTALPASFPDLDRQHAQERRDARLTPDINAHRQNNEQQVLRAPKGLPGKQQPTAPTATREEVQTQGARIKGQVDASRSEFDTKSELIRAEDGTLSSTRSLLKQSSKQVAKDAGASVDNVKDAIKDLLKK, encoded by the coding sequence ATGTGGGAGATCTATGCCTACCAGAACGCGGACAGCCTGTTCGGCGTCTTCAACGCAGCAGCGGCTATCCACGCCTCTGGCGACTACATGTCGGCCGTTGCCGCCGTGGCGTTCTGCGGCTTCGTGGCCGCCCTGATCGCGTACGCCTTTGCCCCGGAGAAGCTCCAGGGCTGGAAGTGGCTGGGCACGGTATTGCTCGTGTTCTCCATCCTGATCCTGCCCAGGGCCACCGTGGGCATCGTGGACAAGACAGGTGGAGCCCCAGTCAAGGTCGTGGCCAACGTGCCCTTCGGCATGGTCATGCTCGGCAGCATCACCAGCACCATCGGCCACACCCTGACCGGCCTGTTCGAAACCGCCTTCCAGACCATTCCCGGCCCGGGCGCCTTGCCCAGCGAACTCACTTACGAGAAGAATGGCCTGATGTTTGGCAACCGGCTGATCAGGAGCACCAGCAAGGTGACGTTCCAGGATCCCAACTTCCGCACCGACCTGATCAACTTCATCCACAACTGCACGATGTATGACCTGATCGACGGCACGATTAGCCCTGCCGTGTTCTCGACATCCGCAGATGTCTGGCCCCTCATGGCCACGCCCAATCCTGCACGCTTCAGCACGGTCACCAGTGCTGCAGGCATTGATGTGGACACCTGCCCTAACATCTACACCAACCTCAATGGCCGACTGCCTGCTCAGATCAACCAGATTCAGGGCCGCCTGGCCTTCCAGTTGAACCCCACCCTGCCTGGTGCTGCTGCCGCAGCCATCATCGCCAACCAGATTCAGCAGGCGTACATCAAGAACAACATCGCCGATGCGGCCACCACCGCTGCCGACTTGATCCGCCAAAGCGCCATGCTCAATGCGATCAACGACACCAGCACCATCGTCGGGCAGAAGGTCAACGATCCAGCGGCCATGGTGCTGGCCGTTGGCCGGGCACAGGCCGTCGCTCAGCAGAACGCCGCGTGGATCAACAACGGCAAGGTGGCCGAGCAAGCCCTGCCCGTGTTCCGCAACGTCATTGAAGCGCTCACCTACGCATTGTTCCCCTTGATGGTGCTGCTCTTGCTGCTGACCAGCGGGCGCGACACGATGCTGGCCTTCAAAGGCTACGCTGCCATCCTGATCTGGATCCAACTGTGGCCCCCGCTGTACGCGGTGCTGAACTACATGGCGTCCATCTACGCGGCCTACGATCTGGCTGCGGCTTCGGACATCGGCTCGGGCACCAAGGCCCTGTCTTTGCAAACCGCCTCGACGATCTATTCGGGCGCCATCTCAGGTGAGGCTGTTGTGGGCTACCTTGCGATCAGCATTCCTGTCATTGCCTGGGCGGCTTTGAAGAAGATGGAGGGTGTCGGGACCGCCCTGGTGGGTGGTTTGTCTGGACTGCAAAGCATGCTGACTGGCAGCACAGCATCTGCTGCCACCGGTAACATGAACATGGGCAACGTCACCATGGACCAGGCGCAACTGACACCGAACCGAACCTCGGCGTTCATGAGCAGTTGGCAAAACGACCTCAGTGGCAACACCTTTTCGTCGAACAGCCTGACCGGGCGAACTGCCGTCAGCCTGCTGCGCAACCAGGGGTTTGCTTCGCGGGTAGTGTCCATGCGGGTGTCTGAACAGGATGTGTCCGACGCAAGCAGGCAGGTCACTGCGGCACGCAGCGAAGCCTTGGCTGCCAGTTCGGATCGCTCCACCGTACTCACCGAAGCATTGAGCCGTGGACTCAGTTCGATGCGCTCATCGCGAAATAGCAGCGGATCCACCAAAAGCAGCTTTGAACAGTTTGGCGAAACACTGAACAAACTTGATCAGATCACCAAGAGCGTTGCTGACAGCACAGGCATGACACAAACGCAGGTCGCCACCATTGCATTTGGGGCATCAGCGCAACTCGGCTTTAACAACCGTGTGGCTGGTGGAAAATTGAGTGCGCGCGCAGACAAGAGTTATCTGTCTGGCCTATCCGCGCAAGAACAGAAGGTCCTGGGCAGCATGAGTAGCGAGCAGTTGGCTGAATTCAAGCAATTTGGCGATCGCGTTTCAAGAGACGAGAGCTTCAGCAGCCTGGTCTCCAACGACTCCAAGCAGGCCAGAGACATGTCATCTCGACTAGCGTCAACGACATCGCGCTCTGAAAGGGCTGAAGCCAGCCTAGCCGAGAGAACAGCATTCGCCGAAAGGGTGTCAAACGCTTACGAGCGAGGCGAGACGATCTCCATTGATATCGCACAAGATCCCCACAACCTAGCGATGTTCACTCGATATGCCGAGCAGTATGGCGGCGACAGCGCTGCGGCCCACACATTGATGGAAGCAGAATTGGCCAGACAGTCTCTCCGTCCCAATCGGACGTTTTCTGATGGCACCGCATTGCCTGCTTCATTTCCTGATCTGGACAGGCAACACGCTCAGGAGCGCCGCGATGCGCGGCTAACTCCTGACATCAATGCACATAGGCAGAACAACGAACAACAGGTTCTCAGAGCCCCAAAAGGGCTGCCAGGCAAACAGCAACCCACCGCCCCAACCGCCACAAGAGAGGAAGTACAAACGCAAGGGGCACGGATTAAAGGCCAAGTCGATGCGAGCCGCTCAGAATTCGACACCAAATCCGAGCTCATTAGAGCTGAAGATGGAACACTGTCATCCACACGCTCTCTGCTCAAGCAATCGAGCAAACAAGTTGCCAAAGACGCGGGAGCATCTGTCGACAATGTCAAAGACGCTATAAAAGATCTGCTGAAGAAGTGA
- the traW gene encoding type-F conjugative transfer system protein TraW has protein sequence MKPRGPHVMVMACLLSMACAGAGSCAWGVDLGSIGPTYPISEANLLDFITQRLREKQASGELARLQEQARERGIQAVRQPQPVAGLRTTQQPRTYYFDPSFTLDRNILDPLGHLMFAAGSRHNPLDVVSLSRRLLFFDARDARQVRRAQELIQRYRGQVKAILTAGSYLDLMKAWRTPVYYDQQGVLTRRLGIAQVPALVSQEGKRLRVDELEVTP, from the coding sequence ATGAAACCCAGGGGCCCACATGTGATGGTGATGGCCTGCCTGCTGAGCATGGCATGCGCAGGTGCGGGCTCATGCGCTTGGGGCGTGGACCTGGGCAGCATCGGTCCGACCTACCCGATCAGCGAAGCCAACCTGCTGGACTTCATCACGCAACGCCTGCGAGAAAAGCAAGCCAGTGGTGAACTGGCTCGACTGCAGGAGCAAGCCCGTGAGCGCGGCATTCAGGCCGTGCGCCAGCCACAGCCTGTGGCAGGGCTGCGCACCACACAACAACCGCGCACCTACTACTTCGATCCCAGCTTCACGCTGGATCGCAACATCCTGGATCCCCTGGGGCACCTGATGTTTGCCGCTGGCTCGCGCCACAACCCGCTGGACGTGGTGTCCCTGTCCAGACGCCTGCTGTTCTTCGACGCCCGTGATGCACGGCAGGTAAGGCGCGCGCAGGAGTTGATCCAGCGCTACCGGGGCCAGGTCAAGGCGATCCTGACCGCTGGATCCTATCTGGACCTGATGAAAGCCTGGCGCACGCCGGTTTACTACGACCAGCAAGGCGTGCTGACCCGGCGCCTGGGCATCGCACAGGTGCCCGCCCTGGTCTCTCAGGAAGGCAAGCGACTGCGCGTGGATGAGTTGGAGGTGACGCCATGA
- a CDS encoding MarR family winged helix-turn-helix transcriptional regulator, with amino-acid sequence MTRHKKQSTPSPLEAHLGFWLRFVSNHVSLRFQQTLEAEGVTVTEWVALRTLWSQDETTYAALIQALGTTKGAASKVLSRLEEKGLAGRQLADGSAREQSLGLTTKGKALVPLLAALADANDAHFFGHLSPAERLALTQTMRALVQHHQLKGIPTA; translated from the coding sequence ATGACCAGACACAAAAAGCAATCCACACCTTCGCCGCTGGAAGCCCACTTGGGCTTCTGGTTGCGCTTTGTCTCCAACCACGTGTCCCTCCGCTTCCAGCAGACTTTGGAAGCAGAGGGCGTCACCGTCACCGAATGGGTGGCGTTGCGCACGCTCTGGTCGCAAGACGAAACAACCTACGCCGCGCTGATCCAGGCCCTGGGCACTACCAAGGGAGCGGCTTCCAAGGTGCTGTCGCGTCTGGAAGAAAAAGGCCTGGCTGGACGGCAACTGGCCGATGGCAGTGCCCGCGAGCAAAGCCTGGGACTCACAACCAAAGGCAAGGCGCTCGTGCCGCTACTGGCCGCGCTGGCCGATGCAAACGACGCCCACTTCTTTGGCCATCTGTCCCCCGCAGAGCGCCTGGCGCTGACGCAGACCATGCGAGCCCTGGTGCAACACCACCAACTCAAAGGCATCCCCACCGCCTGA
- a CDS encoding sulfite exporter TauE/SafE family protein — protein sequence MRKLLFIGFVALGALVGLLASAKDDWATRVVMMSIGALFGAPLGAAFAGWGKQVRHEDTDDNESDLPGTSTSAKDLSANYWRDKGYPPLMKPTDAEPDMHMFDPDKLG from the coding sequence ATGCGAAAACTGCTTTTCATCGGCTTTGTTGCGTTAGGCGCGCTGGTTGGATTGCTAGCCTCAGCAAAAGACGACTGGGCAACACGGGTCGTCATGATGAGTATTGGCGCGCTCTTTGGTGCGCCGCTGGGCGCAGCCTTCGCCGGTTGGGGAAAGCAAGTGCGACATGAAGACACAGATGACAACGAGTCTGACTTGCCTGGGACGAGCACGTCAGCAAAAGACCTGAGTGCGAACTATTGGCGCGACAAGGGGTATCCGCCATTGATGAAGCCGACTGACGCTGAGCCGGACATGCACATGTTCGATCCCGATAAGTTGGGATGA
- the trbC gene encoding type-F conjugative transfer system pilin assembly protein TrbC gives MSASDFHQPSRWGFGLGLSMLLALSAQAQTSPVITDEDMARARRAQPTITEQDIERAQKAHGVPSAADLQRVPSTGGPRIDVLPQPQVKAPVDLEALSKAYALQMKAAQPPGTILSGGPILMVFISLSMPEATLKRLVSQAARTKASLLIRGLFNGSLRDTVARTQALLAGQSVAFQIDPQAFERYAITQVPSFVLVREGADSTPCGDGGRGSCAPPNDYVRLAGDVSLDYALGHIQHRTPRFSKDAGAFIQRLKG, from the coding sequence GTGTCGGCTTCTGACTTCCATCAACCTTCACGCTGGGGCTTCGGTCTTGGCCTGTCCATGCTGCTTGCGCTGAGCGCACAGGCCCAAACCTCGCCGGTCATCACCGATGAAGACATGGCTCGAGCCAGGCGCGCGCAACCCACCATCACGGAGCAGGACATCGAGCGTGCACAGAAAGCGCACGGCGTGCCCAGCGCCGCTGACTTGCAACGTGTGCCCAGCACAGGAGGCCCAAGAATTGACGTGCTGCCACAGCCTCAAGTCAAAGCGCCTGTGGACCTCGAAGCGCTGTCCAAAGCCTACGCCCTGCAGATGAAAGCCGCCCAGCCACCCGGCACCATTCTGAGTGGTGGCCCGATCCTGATGGTGTTCATCAGCCTGTCGATGCCCGAGGCCACCCTCAAGAGACTTGTCAGCCAAGCGGCACGTACCAAGGCATCCCTACTGATCAGAGGCCTGTTCAATGGCTCCCTCCGTGACACCGTCGCCCGAACACAGGCATTGTTGGCGGGTCAGTCGGTGGCCTTCCAGATCGATCCGCAAGCCTTCGAGCGCTACGCCATCACACAGGTGCCCAGTTTTGTGCTGGTGCGTGAGGGCGCTGACAGCACGCCCTGTGGTGATGGTGGCCGAGGCAGTTGTGCGCCTCCCAATGACTATGTCCGCCTGGCCGGAGACGTGAGCCTGGACTACGCTCTGGGACACATCCAGCACCGCACACCCCGCTTCAGCAAGGACGCCGGCGCCTTCATCCAACGGCTCAAGGGTTAG
- the traN gene encoding type-F conjugative transfer system mating-pair stabilization protein TraN, with protein MLRRVVTCFTLWCFVTTQTMALAGPHEEGTAAGQAANPVIRGTVSAPNATANVPGYTRTPAEAAYYGQPSLSGPANARLTACTSTPDDPVCQAQRGALNSANTPRTAISPYDPAVMGARDIAANPSLALGSLSSYYSGCATADITTPAGAVTKQCQRYNGVGNYATRRDLTVQVELVPSCTAGDWFAHGQANRNGADYMVAEAQCRIRTDQLQQFRFYAAGGNGACIGWQNLELPSMPATQPTFVTDLSPHWGGHCWRPFKVVMMPGSGCSSGQCNYNFQFGTPVYACPTGTVRGDQLQAYWFSRIQSAGPADRCFTLTMPRPRVGCDSGPSVAISRTETRCAQDAGAASLVGASGWSIPLSFQQPTMNHIETDVWDDKSAPLEAGGRCTVTTADRCVDGPATKVIDGRAVTRACWSYERTLSCTSGAPTDECAPLLSQGCTPGSSTCKQTNAATGMCEVYQDSYTCPAAAQTITTATNCPSNVFCLGDSCFNTSYTNDADFARSMSMLEAAREAGVYLDTKLMQVFKGESNHCRDRLFKDCCDSDSAGAGMSNQSTFGVGSRLVYDVLMNSENREFIYQGMSALLTSGGFSGSFTSYGVTVAVNGTALPAGSSVLYAGDSMVVAFDPWSLAIAVVIYIVMSMMSCNEEEGKLAMREGAGLCHATGSWCSSCLRVLGACVSCLEHTTGKCCFNSKLARIVNEQGRMQIGKGWGSGQNPDCSGFTIPQLQSLDFAAMDLTEFYASIVPNNPNLGAIQSGNSAKVPNCYYGQGRCQ; from the coding sequence ATGCTGCGCCGAGTCGTCACCTGCTTCACCCTCTGGTGCTTCGTCACGACGCAGACGATGGCCCTGGCTGGGCCACACGAAGAAGGCACCGCCGCTGGTCAAGCGGCCAACCCGGTGATTCGGGGCACGGTCAGCGCCCCCAATGCAACGGCCAATGTGCCGGGATACACCCGCACGCCCGCTGAGGCGGCCTACTACGGCCAACCCAGTCTGTCAGGCCCGGCCAACGCGCGCCTCACCGCCTGCACCAGCACGCCCGATGACCCGGTATGCCAGGCCCAACGCGGCGCGCTCAACTCGGCCAACACGCCACGCACAGCCATTTCGCCTTACGACCCCGCTGTCATGGGTGCACGCGATATCGCAGCCAACCCGTCACTGGCCCTTGGCAGTCTCTCCTCGTATTACAGCGGGTGCGCCACCGCCGACATCACCACGCCAGCAGGCGCGGTCACCAAACAGTGCCAGCGCTACAACGGCGTGGGTAACTACGCCACCCGGCGGGATCTGACGGTGCAAGTCGAACTCGTCCCCAGTTGCACCGCTGGCGACTGGTTTGCGCATGGTCAGGCCAATCGCAATGGTGCCGACTACATGGTGGCCGAGGCCCAGTGCCGCATCCGCACCGACCAGTTGCAGCAATTTCGCTTCTATGCGGCTGGAGGCAATGGGGCCTGCATCGGGTGGCAGAACCTGGAATTGCCCAGCATGCCAGCCACCCAACCTACATTCGTCACCGACCTCTCACCACACTGGGGTGGCCATTGCTGGCGCCCCTTCAAGGTGGTCATGATGCCTGGATCCGGCTGCTCATCTGGCCAGTGCAACTACAACTTCCAGTTCGGCACGCCGGTCTATGCCTGCCCAACCGGCACCGTGCGCGGCGACCAGTTGCAGGCCTACTGGTTCAGCCGCATCCAATCGGCGGGCCCGGCAGATCGCTGCTTCACGCTCACCATGCCCCGCCCCCGCGTGGGCTGTGACAGCGGCCCCTCCGTCGCGATCAGCCGCACAGAGACCCGCTGCGCTCAGGATGCGGGCGCGGCCAGCCTGGTCGGCGCTTCTGGCTGGAGCATCCCCTTGTCCTTCCAGCAGCCCACCATGAACCACATCGAAACCGATGTCTGGGATGACAAGAGTGCCCCACTCGAAGCAGGCGGACGCTGCACCGTCACCACCGCCGACAGGTGCGTGGATGGCCCCGCCACCAAGGTAATCGATGGCCGAGCCGTCACCCGCGCTTGCTGGTCCTACGAGCGCACCCTGTCTTGCACATCCGGCGCCCCCACAGACGAATGCGCCCCCTTGCTGAGCCAAGGCTGCACGCCGGGCAGCAGCACATGCAAGCAAACCAACGCTGCCACAGGCATGTGCGAGGTCTACCAGGACAGCTACACCTGCCCAGCCGCCGCTCAAACGATCACGACAGCCACCAACTGCCCATCCAATGTCTTTTGCCTGGGGGACAGTTGCTTCAATACGAGCTACACGAACGACGCGGACTTTGCCCGCTCCATGTCGATGCTGGAAGCCGCCCGAGAAGCCGGTGTGTACCTGGACACCAAACTGATGCAGGTGTTCAAAGGCGAAAGCAACCACTGCCGAGACCGTCTGTTCAAAGATTGTTGCGACTCGGACAGCGCCGGGGCTGGGATGAGCAACCAGAGCACCTTCGGCGTGGGCTCACGCCTGGTCTACGACGTGCTGATGAACTCCGAGAACCGGGAGTTCATCTACCAGGGCATGTCCGCACTGCTCACCAGCGGTGGCTTCAGCGGCTCCTTCACGAGCTACGGCGTCACCGTGGCCGTCAACGGCACCGCCCTGCCCGCCGGATCGTCGGTGCTCTATGCAGGCGACAGCATGGTGGTCGCGTTCGATCCCTGGTCGCTGGCCATCGCTGTGGTGATCTACATCGTCATGTCCATGATGTCCTGCAATGAAGAAGAGGGCAAGCTGGCCATGAGAGAAGGCGCAGGGCTGTGTCACGCCACGGGCTCGTGGTGCTCATCGTGTCTTCGCGTTCTTGGTGCCTGCGTGTCCTGCCTGGAGCACACCACAGGCAAATGCTGCTTCAACAGCAAGCTCGCCCGGATCGTCAATGAGCAGGGGCGCATGCAGATTGGCAAGGGCTGGGGCAGCGGCCAGAACCCCGACTGCTCAGGCTTCACCATCCCTCAGTTGCAAAGCCTGGACTTCGCGGCGATGGACCTCACCGAGTTCTACGCCTCCATCGTGCCCAACAACCCGAACCTGGGAGCCATCCAAAGCGGCAACAGCGCAAAGGTGCCCAACTGCTACTACGGACAGGGGCGTTGCCAATGA